The genomic interval ACAACGAGGTCATCATTTACACTGGAACATatacaacacatgcacacacatctctGCACACCATAATATTTGTCCATGGGCTGACGGCTAACAATAACCAGCCACCCAAGATGCCTTGTGTGTAATTTCCCTACAGAAGGGTTGTTATCAGGCTAGAGCCCTGAATTAACAAGCCCTGGATGTGTTTTATGAACGGATCTGAGATAACTTTAGGGTCAACAAAACTAGCAAAGTCGTATCTAGCTCTGTGCGATTAGTTCAACAGCAGCGAAATCAAGACAACTGATATTCAGTTGCTTTGTGCCTCATAAAGCTACCTTGTTCTTAGTTACTTTAATTCTCATGCAATAACTCATTATCAactaataatttaaataaacatatatttgtgtatatttaCTGTGACTATTATACAGTTACTTTGACACCAGTACCTCCGATTTTCATATTAAATTGTTTCTCATAGTTAATATAATTCTCAGTTACTATAGCTTTCATGTAGTAACTTTCATTCTCATATATTGAGTTTCATTCTGAGTTCCTTTCATTATGATTGATTTTGATAATCATACTGTATTTTGATTCCCATACATTCGCTTTGATTCTCTGTTTCTTTAATCCTCAATTACTCTGGCTCGCTATTTTCTTGTAACTTTGATGCTAATACAGTCGGTGTACACATGCACcagcatgaacacaaacacacacacacacacatcacacacatgcaggcattccgatccagacacacacacacacacacacacacacacacacacacacacaaacacacacacacacacacacacacacacacacacacacacacacacacacacacacacacacacacacacacacacacacacacacacacacacacacacacacacacaaacacacaagcacaagcatgCAATCATTCACACAAATTAGTTTGATAGATGATCGATAACCAAACTTAGCAAAACAAAtgatatctatacatatatgtaaTGATTCTATTTGCAATAATACTCCTTCTTTCGACGTCGTCATTCCGTTTTACTCGATTTGTTTCTTCTCCAGCTTTGGTGCAAAAGTATTCCGACACCTTTAATTCTCAGTTACTTTTAATACAGTCTGTGGTTGAGATATTGTCTTGGCTCTCTGTTGAGGTTGGTTTTGGGAGGATCAACAGGGAAGCCCACACATAAAGGTTGCCAGCCAACTCATTTGTACACGCGAAGGTCGCAGTTAAACCTCCTGACCCTCATGTTCTTCATGTTTTATCAGCTTTTTGATTAACTCCACACCTGCAAGGGATTCAATGAACTCCCTCTAACAGGCATCTGGTTTTCACCTCACGGATAgatttattttatcattaaaacattttcaatttCACTTTGCAGCTTCGTAATCCAGTAATAAACCGAAAGACATTATGTGTAGATTTATTTAAgtacacacaggtgtgtgttttgctgGGAAAGAAATGGAAAGGCTTACATAACTGATTCCTTTCCCGTCTCAGACACTTACTCCACCCCAGCATGCGCTCGGACATCACTGGCCGACATCGTGTTCCTGTTGGACGGCTCCTCCAGCATCAGCCCGGAGAGCTTCAAGGagatgctcctcttcctccagaatTTCATCCAGAACCTCGATGTGGGCGCGGCCAAGgtgcgtgtgggcgtggcgCAGTACAGCGACCAGCCCTACAAGGAGTTCCTGCTGAAGGACCACATGGACGAGGCCTCGCTGCTGGACCAGGTGAGCAAGATCCCGCACCGGCAGGGAGGCACCTTCACGGGCCAGGCCATCACCTTCCTCCAGGAGACCTTCTTCACCCCAGAGGGGGGCAGTCGCGCTGCGGAGGGTAAGGGTGTGCCCCAGATCGCCGTGGTGATCACAGACGGGGACTCGTCGGACGACGTGCTGGAGCCCGCGCGGCAGCTGCGACAGAAGGGGGTGATCGTGTTCGCCATCGGTGTCGGCGGTTCCAATGCGGCAGAGCTGCAAGGCATCGCCAACCGACCGCACGAGCGTTTCCTGTTCAGCATCAACAGCTACCAGGCCCTCCAGCAGCTGACCGACAGGCTGCTGCAGATCCTCTGTGTGTCGGTCGAGGACAAACACACTGGTATGGTGGAATCTCTGCCACATACACcagcatgaacacaaacacacacacacacacacacacacacacacatgcaggcattcagatccagacacacacacacaaacacatacgcacaagtATGCAATCATTCACACAAATTTGTTTGAAACATAATCGATAACCAAACGTAGCAAAATGAGtgatatatatacgtatatgtgTAATGATTCTATTTTCAATACTACTACTTCTTTCGACTACTTCTTCCGTTTTACTCAATTTGTTTCTTCTCCAGCCTTGGTGCAAAAGTTTTCCGACATCTACTTCCTGGTGGACAGCGGCCTGAGCACGACCGACTTCCAGCTGATCAAGGCAATGCTGACGCGCCTGGTCAACCAGCTCAACGTGGGAGATATGGCCCATCGCATCGGCCTGGCCCAGTACGGCCGGGACACCAAGGTTGAATTCCTAGCCAACCAGCACATTACCAGAGAGGAGTTGATGGCCAACGTCCGGCGTTTTCGTGCGCGTCGTCTCCAGGCCAACGAGCAGCGCAACCTGGGTGGCGCACTGACCTACGCCGCCAATAAATTCTTCAGCACCAGGGCAGGAAGCCGCGAGGACTTGGGCTTCCGGCAGTTCTTGGTGGTCGTGTCCGGGGCCAACTCCAGCGACAGCGTCTACCAACCATCCCGCCTGTTGAAGTCCGAGGGGGTGACGGTGATGGGCATTGGCCTCGGCTCCGGCATGACGCAACAGATGAAGACAGTGGCCACTGCCCCATACGTTTACCAGTCTGCCAACATCGTGCCCGTGCTGAAGGCGGCGTTTGATGCTGAGGAAGAGCGTGCCGAAGTAATTGAAGGTGAGGATGATGATTATCAATCATCATGGTCAATGGTCAATAAGTGACTTGAGGTCAATTGTGTCAATGTGATGTTGGATGTTTGAGTTAATTCCATCCGTTTTTGTGAATCAGTTAATTATGAAATTATGAAATTCAAAATTATGAAATGATTTAACATAGTCTTAACCCCCTCATTTATTTTCACAGATTGTTTAGCGGCAAGAGTAGCTGATGTCGTCTTCATTGTGGATGAGTCGGGAAGTATCGGTGGTACCAACTTTCAGTTGATGCGCactttcctgcagaaaatggtGGAACGCCTTGACGTCCAGCCAAACAGAATACGGGTTGGCATAGTCATGTACAATGACAATCCTAAGGGCCGGGTCTTCCTCGACACCTTTAATGACAAGAATGAGATCCTCCAGTTCATCAAGATTTTGCCCTACCATGGAGGAGGCACCAAAACAGGCCTAGCGCTGAATTTTACTCGCCAGGAAGTCTTTGTGAAAGATCGGGGAAGCCGGAGAAGCCAAGGCGTCCAGCAGGTTGCAGTGGTGATCACTGATGGAGAATCTCAGGATGAGGTGGAAAAGGAGGCGGCAGACCTGCGTCGTGATGGGGTCACGGTCTACGCCATCGGAATCAAAGATGCAAACAAGACCCAGCTGGTGCAGATGGCATCCCACCCTGCGAAAAAGCATATGTTCATTGTCGATAGTTTCACCAAACTGAAGACCTTGTTGAAGACCCTGGAGAAAATCGTGTGCAGCAACATCCTCCATCAGTCGTTTACAATCAACACAAGAAGAACTTTTATCAAAGAAGGTTTGGGCCTGCTTTTTTCCAGTTTAAAAGTTATCGTTGACGTTTCAGTTCTTGAATATCTATAATGCTGGATATGGATTTCAGGACCAACTGAGAACTCGCTACACTATTGCAATGGTATTAGTCCAAAAATATATCAATTCTAAAACattctttgttttatttctcCAGGATGTATGCAAACAGACGAAGCCGACATATTCTTTTTGATCGACCAATCAGGAAGTATTTGGCCCAACGACTTCACAGACATGAAGAAATTCATAACTGAGTTCCTTCACACCTTCCGCATTGGCCCAGACCACGTCCGCATTGGTCTTGTTAAATATGCAGACTCGCCCACCTTAGAGTTTGACCTGACCACGTACACTGACAGCAAAACCCTGGAGAAGGCAGTGTTAGACATCCGACAGGTCGGCGGCGGTACCGAGACTGGACGTGGCTTGAGATTTATGGAGGACCTGTTTGAGAGAGCCGTGAAAACTCGTGGGCACAAAGTCCCCGAGTACCTAATCGTCATCACGGACGGGAAGTCAACTGACGAGGTCAAAGTTCCTGCCGGAAAACTGAGAGCCCATGGCGTCATCATCTATGCAATCGGAGTGAAGAGTGCAGAAGAGGAAGAGCTGAATGAGATCTCTGGAAGCCCGAAGAAGACCTTCTTAGTGAATAATTTTGATGCCCTGAAGCCAATCAAGGATGACATTATCACTGACATGTGTTCACTAGATGGTAAGGACATTTCTCTCCATGTACTTAGAAACAGCCAGTGGACTATTATTCCAACATTTGTTGAATTTGTAAAGGTTCAATGTTGTGGATTGATCCAGTTATAATTTAGGTTCTCCGTCATTGGTATTCTTGAAAAAAGCAAGgttttaaatgtgtttcttGTCCACAGCCTGCAGGGACATTCCAGGGGATCTCCTCTTCTTGATCGACAGCTCTGGAAGCATCCGATCAGACGAATACCAAAAGATGAAGGACTTCATGAAAGCCATGGTTGGCAAGTCTCAGGTTGGACAGGAAATGGTGCATGTGGGAGTCATGCAGTTCAGCACCATCCAGAAGCTGGAGTTCCAGCTCAATAACTTCTACGACAAAGGAGACATGTGGAAAAATATTGACGACATGCAGCAGCTGGGCGGAGGCACGCACACGGGCCAGGCCCTGAACGAAGTCTCCCTGTACTTTGACCTTGCCAGCGGGGGTCGTCCGGGGATAAGACAGAACCTGATTGTGATCACTGATGGCGAGTCCCAGGATCAGGTGAAGGGGCCGGCTGAGGTGTTGAGGCAAAAGGGTGTGACCATCTTCTCCATCGGTGTGGTCAACGCCAACACCACACAGCTTCTGGAGATCAGTGGCTCCGAGGAATTTGTGTTCACTAAGAGGGACTTTGATGCCCTGAAGGACTTGGAGAGCGAGCTGGCTCTGCGTCTCTGTGAGAGAGGTGAGACAACGCTAGGGTTGATGCTGTATATAGTGGTAGGAATTACACTTGCATATTATAATCCAGTAGATATGCAAATTTCCCTCAGAGAAACCATTTACAATTATAAAAATTCAAGTAAACAGTTTAATGATTTATCACTGAATAAAATTTTGGTgagtttcaaatgtttttcattTGTACTAAAGCGGTAAAGCAGAAAGTCAATATCTTCATGAACGTACAATATCCCCCAAAGTCCTTCGACCAAATCCGATATGATAATTCAATGAACAATGAGGAATTCTTCTGTCTCTTCCTTCAGAGTGCAAGAAGACGGAGGTGGCAGACATTATCTTCTTGGTTGATGGCTCCACCAGCATCACCGACCAAAAGTTCAAGAACATGCAGAAGTTCATGGAGTCCATCGTAAACGAGACCTCCGTCGGCGTGAATATGACGCGTTTTGGCGTCATCCTTTACTCCAGCGAAGCCAAATCCAATTTCACCCTCAAAGAGTATTCCTCCAAGAGACAGGTGTTGAAGGCCATCCAGGCGCTCGAGTCCCCGAATGGAGACACCTACACAGGCAAGGCCTTGGCCTACACACTGCAGTACTTTGAAGAGAAGTATGGCGGCCGCCGGGCCTCCAAGGTGCCCCAGATCCTGATGGTGATCACAGATGGTGACGCCACCGACCCAAACAACCTGAAGGCTCCATCCGTGGCGCTGCGTGAGAAGGGCATCAGCATTTACAGCATCGGAGTGGAGGGTGCCAACAAGGCTGAGCTGGAGATCGTGGCTGGGGAACCCTCCAGGGTCTTCTTTGTGGACAACTTTGAGGCCCTGGACACCCTTTACAAAAACATCTCCCATATCCTCTGCAGCGACACCATTCCTGGtaactgtctgtcagtctgtctgtctgtctgtctgtctgtctgtctgtctgtctgtctgtctgtctgtccgtccatccgcctgtccgtccgtccgtctgtctgtctgtctgtctgtctgtctgtctgtctgtctgtctgtctgtctgtctgtctgtctgtctgtctgtctgtctgtctgtttgtctgtcactAAATGATTGAGGGTAATATAGTCAAGGGGTTGTACTGTAGAGTACAGAATATAATACTGCAATGTAGAGTACACTATAGTATATTATTGATTAGTGTCATTTTTATTGTTAGTATATTGTGGAGAATTGTATAGTATAGTGATGAAAGTAGAGTATAGGGTGTAGTATAATGCACGAAAGAGTAAAGCATACACTATAGTAGAATATAGAGAGTATACAGAGTACAGGGTAGGGCATCGACCTAGACCCTTAAGTTCCTCCATGTGTTCCCAGTGTGTAAGAAAGAGAAAGCGGACCTCGTTTTGCTGGTCGACACATCGGAGAGCATCACCGACGCTGACTACAGCACCATGAAGACCTTCATGACCAACCTCGTTGGCAGCTTCAAGATCAGCCAGGACCtggtgcgtgtgggtgtggcgCAGTTCAGCAGCCAACCGAAGAAGGAGTTCTACCTGAACCAGTTCaacacggaggaggaggtgaccaAGAACATCCTGGACATGGTGCAGCAGAAGGAAGGAACCATGATCGGACGCGCTCTGGACTTCATCAAGAGTTACTTCAAGACGTCCGCCGGGAGCCGCATCAAGAGCAGCGTCTCCCAGAACCTGGTGTTGTTGACGGACGGCGAATCCAACGACAACGTGGTGCAGGCGGCTGAGGTGCTCCGGGAGATGGGCATCGAGATCTTTGTCATCGGCATCGGCGCCGTCAACAAGCTGGAGCTGAAGAAGATCACAGCCAACTCAGACCGCATTTTCACCGTCCAGGACTTCGGCTCACTGGCCAAGATCAAGCAGAAGGTGGTGGAAACCATCTGCGAGCCCGGTATCCAAAATCATACATCACCTGGTGAGAATACATTCATGCCTTTCAAGTCTGTTCTTCTGTCTTTCTCGCTGTTTGGTATCTGTTGGTTCGCGATAGAAATGAAAAGAACTTAAATCGTCTGTTTCCGGGAACTGTTCCATTGAGAGATTTGGATTCACCTatacccatctctctctgtcccactctcccttcctctctctctttccctcttcctcctcctctctctctctctctctctctctctctctctctctctctctctctctctctctctctctccctcttcctcctcctcgtcctccctctccctctctctctctcccaccccctctctctaactcagCCTGCAGTATCGATGTGGCCATTGGTTTTGACATGTCCCAGCGCTCCGGGTCCCAGCTGCTGGTCAGCGGGTTCCCCAAGCTCCGGGCGGCCCTGCCGGAGATCCTCCACTATGTGTCCACACTGAACAGCCTCTGCTGCGTCCAGAACACGCCCATCAAACCCAACATCGCCTTCAGGTTGGTCGGCGAAGACGGGCGTACCCTGGACGATTACAACTTTGAGCCGTTCAGCGAGGCGGTGGTGGACAAGGTCATGAACCTGCAGATGTCAGAGACCACCTTCTTCAACACGGCCCTGCTCACCTCCTTCCAGGAGAAGTTCAACACCCAGTCCAAAGCCGGCGCCAAGGTACTGCACAGCAGAAGCGAGCGGTAACACTTGTCATGATTGGCCAATAGTTGTTTGTCTGTTGAATGTTTCCTTCTAAACTTGTTTTggatgtttgtgcgtgtgtgtgccaggtgCTCGTGGTCTTCACAGATGGTTTGGATGAAGATGTTATGAAGCTAGAGCATCAGTCTGAGCTGCTGCGTCTGTCTGGTGAGGCCAGGATGCACATGGGACTCTGTGTACTGCTGCAGACTACTGCAACCGCCAAACTCTACAAAAATATCTCTTGCGAGTTCATCTTTAAAACATAGAATTTGAATCAATTATACCTGACTTTATTCTCCCTTCTCTTTCCGGTTTGCatatttgtctttctctctgtgttcctccctctccctctttacaTATATCTGtatcttgcgctctctctctctctctctctctctccctgtcattcctgtctgtctctccctgtctgtctgcttctctctccctgtctgtctgcctctctctctctgtatgtctacctctttctccctgtctgtctctccctgtctgtctgcctctctctccctgtctgtctctccctgtctgtctgcctctctctccctgtctgtctctccctgtctgcctgcctctctctccctgtctttctgcctctctctccctgtctgtctctcaggggTGAATGCCCTGCTGGCGGTGGCGCTGGACGGTGTGCGTGACTCCAGCCAGATCCAGATGGTGGAGTTCGGTCGAGGGTTCGGCTACAAGGTCCCCCTCAGCGTGGGCATGCAGAGCGTGGGCAGTACCTTGCTCAAACAGATTGTGAGTCCACCttaaactaaactatactaAACAGATCGTAAGTCCACCTCAATCTAAAGTGAACTAAACTATTCAGATCATAAGTCAACCTTAAACTGAACTAACCAATTCCTAAGTCCAccttaaactaaactaaacagcTCATGAGTCCATTTGAAACTAAACTCAACTAGTCCATCTTAAACGAAACTATACTAAACTAAAAGTATTCTTGTTCCACAACTGTACATTTCACAttctcattcctctctctctccctctctctctctctctctctctctctctctctctctctctctctctctctctctctcttgtccaggaCGCCGTGGCCGAGCGAGAGTGCTGTGGTGTCATGTGTAAATGTTCGGGACATGAAGGAAGCCGAGGCTCGCGAGGATCCTCAGCTGCAAAGGTGAAAGGTCACCGCCAGAGATCTGGAAGCACTGGACAGACTAAACTATTGACGTTTTAATGCTTCACACATTCTGACAGCATTACCCTTTAAATATACAACACAGACAGTGTCATTATTATGAGTATAAGACGTACACAGATCTCTGTATCAGAGCATTaaggaccaccaccacctcagtAATCAGCTACTGATGTCATAGGGGAATGGCCTCTCGAGGTCATGAGGTCATAAGCTACTGATGTCATGGATGAGCTAAGATTGATGATGAGTCCAGAGGTTATGATGTCAAAGTTGTTGACGTTAATGGGGATGAGGTCAGAGGTGATGATGTGTTTAGGGGAAGATGTAATGAAGTTATGAGGTCAAAAGTGATGGTGTCATGGACGAGATGCAAAGTCACTGAGACTATACGATTATTATCGTCATCTTCCAACATGAAACCACTGACAGCTATCCCTCTTTGTTATCACAGCTTTCATATCTTTCCGTCGGAGCTAAGGCTAGGAAGTGACACTGCTGTGGGCACAAGGCTCTAGGAGTGGTGATGCTAGCTCCGGCCAACGTCGATCCCGGCTCTCCTCAGGGCCAGCAGGAATCAGTCCTCCTCCATCACACGCATCTCGCCCTCTAGCCATTCAGCTGCAGGCTTCTGTTTTACTTCCGGAGCGTTTGAGAGGTTATCTAAGGTTATCCCTAGGCTGCTGGGAGGACAGTACAGTGGAGGAACATCTGCCATGGTcttaaaggaggaggagagaccggaGCCTCAGAAAgtgggggagggatgagagCTACGGGACACGAGCCCAGTAGAGGCAGGGGAGTAGAGTCCATAGTAGAGTCAGTGGGGGACACGGTAATTCAAGATTCCAACATTCAAGatggttttattgtcatatgcacaacaattacagagcagtcgctggcaatgaaattctttagTCTTGGGCTCCTCCAACAATGCAATATAAGAGAAGTTATAGGTATATGAGAAACACAAGTAGGAAAGCTGAgacttaaataataaaaaataaatgtaataataataataataatagtaataataataaaaagtaagtgTATAAGAGGAACACAAGTAGGAGAGCAGGGACCTAAATgctaaactaaataaataaatgtaaaatgtaaacagaCGTGTTTATCCAGATGTCGGCTGGTATAGAGTGGCAAGTTCTAAAATGGCAAGTTATAAAGTGTCATAATGGTGAGCTAGGTAGCTTAGGAGTTCAGTAGTCTTATGGCCCGTGGGATGAAACTGTCCCTGAGTCTGGTGGTGCGAGACCGGatggtagcgtctaccagacggaaGCAGCTGAAACAGTTTCTTACTGGGTTGATGAGGGTCTTTAATAATCCGGTTAGTCTTCTTCCTGCTGCGCTGAGTGTAGAGGTCCTCCAGAGAGTCCATAGTAGAGTCAAGGGGAAGGGCGCAGTAGAGAAGAGCCCATAGTAGAGTCAGGAGGGGGTGCAGTATAGTAGAGCCCATAGTAGAGTCAGGAGGGGGTGCAGTATAGTAGAGCCCATAGTAG from Gadus morhua chromosome 11, gadMor3.0, whole genome shotgun sequence carries:
- the LOC115553252 gene encoding collagen alpha-6(VI) chain isoform X2; the protein is MAERRVFLLVLIITAAVYFHGNAAQRTVCTQEAVADIVFMVDGSSSIGNKNFAQVRQFLKTVVQGFDVGPNHVRIGLVQYSNVPHTEFHLKTFQDKQGVLEYISGLLFRGGGTNTGRGLGFLLAEHFTAAAGSRAESNVPQVAVVITDGMSQDDVLQQATALKKRGVILYAVGIKDADEEQLREIASAPHLQHVFSVSDFGALQGISLSVAQTLCTSVEEARGQLSLVLQDTYSTPACARTSLADIVFLLDGSSSISPESFKEMLLFLQNFIQNLDVGAAKVRVGVAQYSDQPYKEFLLKDHMDEASLLDQVSKIPHRQGGTFTGQAITFLQETFFTPEGGSRAAEGKGVPQIAVVITDGDSSDDVLEPARQLRQKGVIVFAIGVGGSNAAELQGIANRPHERFLFSINSYQALQQLTDRLLQILCVSVEDKHTALVQKFSDIYFLVDSGLSTTDFQLIKAMLTRLVNQLNVGDMAHRIGLAQYGRDTKVEFLANQHITREELMANVRRFRARRLQANEQRNLGGALTYAANKFFSTRAGSREDLGFRQFLVVVSGANSSDSVYQPSRLLKSEGVTVMGIGLGSGMTQQMKTVATAPYVYQSANIVPVLKAAFDAEEERAEVIEDCLAARVADVVFIVDESGSIGGTNFQLMRTFLQKMVERLDVQPNRIRVGIVMYNDNPKGRVFLDTFNDKNEILQFIKILPYHGGGTKTGLALNFTRQEVFVKDRGSRRSQGVQQVAVVITDGESQDEVEKEAADLRRDGVTVYAIGIKDANKTQLVQMASHPAKKHMFIVDSFTKLKTLLKTLEKIVCSNILHQSFTINTRRTFIKEGCMQTDEADIFFLIDQSGSIWPNDFTDMKKFITEFLHTFRIGPDHVRIGLVKYADSPTLEFDLTTYTDSKTLEKAVLDIRQVGGGTETGRGLRFMEDLFERAVKTRGHKVPEYLIVITDGKSTDEVKVPAGKLRAHGVIIYAIGVKSAEEEELNEISGSPKKTFLVNNFDALKPIKDDIITDMCSLDACRDIPGDLLFLIDSSGSIRSDEYQKMKDFMKAMVGKSQVGQEMVHVGVMQFSTIQKLEFQLNNFYDKGDMWKNIDDMQQLGGGTHTGQALNEVSLYFDLASGGRPGIRQNLIVITDGESQDQVKGPAEVLRQKGVTIFSIGVVNANTTQLLEISGSEEFVFTKRDFDALKDLESELALRLCERECKKTEVADIIFLVDGSTSITDQKFKNMQKFMESIVNETSVGVNMTRFGVILYSSEAKSNFTLKEYSSKRQVLKAIQALESPNGDTYTGKALAYTLQYFEEKYGGRRASKVPQILMVITDGDATDPNNLKAPSVALREKGISIYSIGVEGANKAELEIVAGEPSRVFFVDNFEALDTLYKNISHILCSDTIPVCKKEKADLVLLVDTSESITDADYSTMKTFMTNLVGSFKISQDLVRVGVAQFSSQPKKEFYLNQFNTEEEVTKNILDMVQQKEGTMIGRALDFIKSYFKTSAGSRIKSSVSQNLVLLTDGESNDNVVQAAEVLREMGIEIFVIGIGAVNKLELKKITANSDRIFTVQDFGSLAKIKQKVVETICEPGIQNHTSPACSIDVAIGFDMSQRSGSQLLVSGFPKLRAALPEILHYVSTLNSLCCVQNTPIKPNIAFRLVGEDGRTLDDYNFEPFSEAVVDKVMNLQMSETTFFNTALLTSFQEKFNTQSKAGAKVLVVFTDGLDEDVMKLEHQSELLRLSGVNALLAVALDGVRDSSQIQMVEFGRGFGYKVPLSVGMQSVGSTLLKQIDAVAERECCGVMCKCSGHEGSRGSRGSSAAKGGPGPKGHPGFPGEEGTAGDRGHPGPSGARGIQGCPGTRGQKGNRGHRGDKGEEGDFGLDGVDGEQGEAGLKGALGDRGRPGNAGSTGIPGEGGVQGQRGLRGDPGAAGSDNAEVGPKGELGNTGMPGSPGEDGVNGESGIEGNEGPKGRRGPMGENGLNGESGIVGEAGSRGPSGSRGPQGTRGQPGPRGIQGLAGPQGRPGADGPGGLAGRRGANGQKGQQGDSGPQGVTGPLGSRGMPGQDGRDGYGITGPTGTKGDPGFPGYPGVPGDSGLEGPHGDPGPKGILGRGGVAGYPGESGETGGPGHPGHTGTRGPPGFRNMSECQLITYIRDNCACSQGFACPAYPTELVFGLDMSQDVTPDAFERMRSSLLALLEDVSISESNCPTGARVAVVGYSAHTKQLIRFNDYHRKRQLIEAVKNIALERTANRRHLGAAMRYVGNNMFKRVRQGVRVRKVAVFFSNGPAQDSEDIVTAMMEYRALNIMPAVVALRQSTKIQQALQADDTGNSIFLLLGRSLNLANDLRMIKSCVICYDPCRPVSDCVSIQEIPVPQVLDVDLALVVDGSRQVQGDHYSGVQELLGSVMEQVAVSRQPRRADSQARVALVQQSGSLHSQAPVPGQQAAKLEFGLQTFQGKSQMKSHVLEKMVQQGGPSALGHTLEFTLKEVLLNANSPRKNKVMMVVVGAETPSWDQAKLRQVAKEAKCKGVAVFVVALGEHYNRAQVSELASTPLEQHLICLGQLRAEEQGYAQRFIRSYLSVLNAGLNTYPPVALKKTCQLINNQQEGVKNGQGQVDFNEQEQFEMLTGTRTETLLGPQDLVGSVSSVGGGVLSARPEPNVDSSLLGTSQSKTPKKDDCFLGQEVGPCQNYTMSWSFDSEQSECTRFWYGGCGGNSNRFKTQEDCENLCLTKSG